A window of the Leucothrix mucor DSM 2157 genome harbors these coding sequences:
- a CDS encoding L-serine ammonia-lyase, translating into MSISVFDLFSIGIGPSSSHTVGPMRAAQYFTQALIDADLLPKVTRVKSELFGSLGATGKGHGSIKAVLLGLEGESPESVDIESMPQRLADMREHKTLNLAGKQQVGFDEETDLIMHRKKSLPFHPNGLCFEAFDAAGDSVLKRCYYSVGGGFIVDQDAAGSAHIIENPTVVSYPFTSGEMLLEICEANNMNISDVMMANECVTRTEAEVREGLLSIWQVMQDCVVAGCKNDGILPGGLKVKRRAAALYKQLQDRRERVMIDPLAATDWVTLYALAVNEENAAGGRVVTAPTNGAAGIIPAVLHYYTRFHMDHNNPGWSDDKVVRFLLTAGAIGILFKINASISGAEVGCQGEVGSACSMAAGALTEVLGGTPAQVENAAEIGMEHNLGLTCDPIGGLVQVPCIERNAMASMKAITASRMALRGDGTHFVSLDKVIKTMRDTGRDMRNKYKETARGGLAINVLELPVNITEC; encoded by the coding sequence ATGTCTATTAGTGTTTTTGATTTATTCTCCATCGGAATCGGTCCTTCCAGTTCCCACACTGTTGGACCGATGCGCGCGGCGCAGTATTTTACCCAAGCCTTGATCGATGCTGATTTACTGCCAAAAGTGACTCGGGTGAAGTCCGAGTTATTTGGCTCGCTGGGAGCCACCGGTAAGGGCCATGGCTCGATTAAAGCCGTGCTCTTGGGCTTGGAGGGTGAGTCTCCAGAAAGTGTTGATATTGAAAGTATGCCCCAGCGGCTGGCTGATATGCGTGAGCATAAAACCCTGAACCTAGCCGGAAAGCAACAAGTTGGTTTTGATGAAGAGACTGACTTGATTATGCATCGCAAAAAGAGTCTGCCATTTCACCCGAACGGCCTGTGTTTTGAAGCCTTTGATGCGGCGGGGGATAGCGTGCTAAAGCGCTGTTATTACTCAGTCGGCGGCGGCTTTATTGTCGATCAGGATGCCGCAGGCAGTGCGCATATCATTGAAAACCCAACCGTCGTGTCGTACCCATTTACCAGTGGTGAAATGCTGCTGGAGATCTGCGAAGCCAATAATATGAACATCAGCGATGTCATGATGGCAAATGAGTGTGTTACGCGTACTGAGGCGGAAGTGCGCGAAGGGCTATTATCAATTTGGCAAGTGATGCAGGATTGCGTAGTAGCTGGTTGTAAAAACGATGGTATTTTGCCGGGTGGCTTAAAGGTTAAACGTCGTGCGGCGGCTCTGTACAAGCAACTGCAAGATCGTCGTGAACGAGTAATGATTGATCCGTTGGCCGCCACCGACTGGGTGACCTTATACGCACTGGCAGTGAATGAGGAAAATGCGGCCGGTGGTCGTGTGGTGACGGCACCAACCAATGGCGCGGCAGGCATTATTCCAGCGGTATTACATTACTATACGCGTTTCCATATGGATCATAATAATCCGGGCTGGAGTGACGACAAAGTGGTTCGCTTCCTGCTAACGGCGGGTGCGATCGGTATTTTGTTTAAGATCAATGCCTCGATTAGTGGCGCGGAAGTCGGTTGTCAGGGCGAGGTTGGTTCAGCTTGTTCAATGGCAGCAGGTGCACTGACCGAAGTGCTAGGTGGTACGCCGGCACAAGTTGAGAATGCCGCTGAGATTGGTATGGAGCATAATCTGGGGCTCACCTGTGATCCGATTGGTGGCTTGGTGCAAGTACCTTGCATTGAGCGCAATGCCATGGCCTCAATGAAAGCAATTACCGCCTCAAGAATGGCTCTACGCGGCGATGGCACGCACTTTGTCTCACTGGATAAAGTCATCAAGACGATGCGTGATACTGGCCGGGATATGCGGAATAAATACAAAGAAACCGCTCGCGGTGGTCTAGCGATCAATGTGCTGGAGTTGCCAGTAAACATCACTGAGTGTTAA
- a CDS encoding LysR substrate-binding domain-containing protein: protein MSVRYKNLSIDLLRTFTTVTELASMSRAGELLGRSQPAISLQIQRLETLVNEHLFKRTAGQRFELTVSGQVLFDYAQRILMLNDEAMNYFAAPTMRDSIHLGIPNEFASTLLPRIIGRFAQIYPGVRLEVTCDLSNVLMPQFMAKKFDLLLVLSDNTIPATQHTSFVKVDSLVWVTNKNKESHLRSTIPLVVAPEGCLYRRRMLQRLSRISQPWNIVYTIPGLTGIQAAIAEGLGVTALAKSTVPPSLDIVRESERFPELGDISISLLRQADSTGEAIDVLAEYIKTSLA from the coding sequence ATGAGTGTTCGCTATAAAAACCTATCCATTGATTTATTACGCACGTTTACGACTGTCACCGAACTTGCCAGCATGAGTCGGGCGGGTGAGTTATTGGGACGGTCTCAGCCTGCGATCAGCCTGCAAATTCAGCGACTGGAAACACTGGTTAATGAGCACTTATTTAAGCGTACCGCGGGGCAGCGCTTTGAGTTAACCGTCTCTGGGCAAGTGCTGTTTGATTATGCGCAGCGCATTTTGATGTTAAACGATGAGGCAATGAATTATTTTGCCGCGCCAACCATGCGCGACAGCATTCATTTAGGTATTCCCAATGAGTTTGCCTCGACCTTACTACCTCGCATTATTGGGCGCTTTGCACAGATTTATCCGGGGGTGCGACTGGAGGTCACTTGCGATCTGAGCAATGTGTTGATGCCGCAATTTATGGCTAAGAAATTCGACTTATTACTAGTGTTGAGTGATAACACAATCCCTGCCACTCAACACACGAGCTTTGTGAAAGTCGATAGCTTGGTCTGGGTGACCAATAAGAACAAAGAAAGCCATTTGCGCAGCACCATCCCATTGGTGGTAGCGCCAGAAGGCTGTTTGTACCGTCGCCGCATGCTGCAACGCTTGAGCCGCATTAGCCAGCCTTGGAACATTGTGTACACCATTCCGGGGCTTACGGGGATTCAGGCAGCAATTGCCGAAGGGCTTGGAGTGACAGCACTGGCGAAAAGCACGGTGCCACCCTCTTTAGATATTGTTCGGGAGTCTGAGCGATTTCCTGAACTGGGCGATATTTCAATCAGCCTACTCCGGCAAGCTGATAGCACCGGAGAGGCGATTGATGTATTAGCGGAATATATTAAAACCAGCCTCGCTTAG
- a CDS encoding DMT family transporter — translation MSQSLASHSAVKGPLLALIGFASFSTHDALLKSLSDYSVFQIIFFAMLFGYVPFSIVRLMDPNPGSIKANNLKMVVLRAVLMVSSLCCAFMAFKMLPMVQVYVLLFTAPLLITVMAIYFLGEQVHITRWAAILIGLLGVLIVLRPSVESVSLGHLFGLIAALSSAGAAIISRKIGSTESPATMILFPLLASILITGCMLPFVYKPMELSALGVMFLIGIFGQIGQLMVFLAYRAANAAFIAPMQYSQIVWAVIFGALFFNESADRYVVLGAAITIASGILIVWREAMVSKVQANLQTRNSRMVSAAPAPIIESDNAELGEPEPAR, via the coding sequence ATGTCTCAATCACTGGCCAGCCACTCGGCTGTCAAAGGGCCGCTGCTGGCATTAATTGGTTTTGCTTCGTTCTCCACTCACGATGCCTTATTGAAATCCTTGAGTGATTACTCGGTATTTCAAATCATCTTTTTTGCCATGCTATTTGGCTACGTTCCCTTTTCCATTGTGCGCCTGATGGACCCGAACCCCGGCAGTATCAAAGCGAATAATTTAAAGATGGTGGTGTTGCGAGCCGTGTTGATGGTGAGCAGCCTCTGTTGTGCGTTTATGGCATTTAAGATGCTGCCAATGGTGCAGGTCTACGTCTTGTTGTTTACTGCCCCGTTGTTGATCACAGTGATGGCAATCTACTTTCTTGGCGAGCAGGTGCATATCACTCGTTGGGCGGCCATTTTGATTGGCTTGCTCGGTGTTTTGATTGTGCTGAGGCCTTCGGTTGAAAGCGTTAGCCTTGGGCATCTATTCGGTTTGATTGCCGCATTAAGCAGTGCTGGCGCAGCCATAATCTCGCGTAAAATTGGTAGCACTGAAAGCCCTGCGACCATGATTCTATTCCCGTTATTGGCAAGTATTCTCATCACCGGCTGTATGCTGCCATTTGTGTACAAGCCAATGGAGTTATCTGCGTTGGGGGTTATGTTCCTGATTGGCATCTTCGGTCAGATCGGACAGTTGATGGTATTTCTGGCATACCGGGCAGCCAATGCCGCCTTTATTGCGCCAATGCAATACAGTCAGATTGTCTGGGCGGTGATTTTCGGCGCGCTATTCTTTAATGAGTCCGCGGACCGCTATGTTGTGTTAGGAGCGGCCATTACGATTGCCTCCGGTATTTTGATTGTCTGGCGTGAAGCGATGGTTTCTAAGGTACAAGCCAACCTGCAAACCCGAAATTCTCGTATGGTGAGTGCAGCGCCTGCGCCAATCATTGAAAGCGACAATGCGGAACTTGGGGAGCCTGAACCAGCAAGATAA
- the tadA gene encoding tRNA adenosine(34) deaminase TadA, producing the protein MIETVSDDQLAQDEVWMLHAQRLADRAQAQGEVPVGAVLVKDNTLVAEGWNQPITHHDPSAHAEIMALRAAGQTLQNYRLPSTTLYVTLEPCTMCAGAMLHARVGRVVFGAFDPKTGAAGSVFNTLQDENNLHTLTISGGVLAEQCSEQLRAFFRERRRKT; encoded by the coding sequence ATGATCGAAACAGTCAGCGACGATCAGCTTGCGCAAGATGAGGTTTGGATGCTGCATGCGCAGCGTCTGGCCGATCGCGCGCAAGCTCAGGGAGAAGTCCCGGTCGGCGCGGTGTTGGTAAAAGATAATACGCTCGTTGCTGAGGGTTGGAATCAACCAATTACTCATCATGACCCCAGCGCGCATGCCGAAATAATGGCACTGCGCGCGGCGGGTCAAACATTGCAAAATTACCGCTTGCCCAGTACCACGCTGTATGTCACTTTGGAGCCTTGCACTATGTGCGCAGGTGCCATGTTGCATGCACGGGTCGGGCGGGTTGTATTTGGTGCATTTGATCCTAAAACCGGTGCCGCAGGCAGTGTGTTTAACACCTTGCAGGATGAAAATAACCTGCATACTTTAACCATTAGTGGTGGCGTTTTAGCCGAGCAATGCAGCGAACAATTACGGGCATTTTTCAGAGAGCGTCGTCGTAAAACTTAA
- the guaA gene encoding glutamine-hydrolyzing GMP synthase has protein sequence MSNNIHDDRILILDFGSQYTQLIARRVRETGVYSEILPWDIDDQSIIDFKAKGVILSGGPESAMLEDAPVAPQLVFDLGVPVLGICYGMQTMAQQLGGEVVSSSHREFGHAKVRARGHTELLKDICDVVTEEGHALLDVWMSHGDKVERMPEGFRLMASSPNAPIAGMANEERRFYGIQFHPEVTHTEQGGNILARFVRGICGCEGLWNAKNIIADSIDRVRAQVGEDEVILGLSGGVDSSVVAALLHEAIGEQLTCVFVDTGLLRLNEGDQVMATFAEHMGVKVIRVNAADRYFDALAGVTDPEAKRKIIGNLFIEIFDEESAKLSNAKWLAQGTIYPDVIESAGSKTGKAHVIKSHHNVGGLPENMKLSLVEPLRELFKDEVRTIGVELGLPRQMVYRHPFPGPGLGVRILGEVKREYADLLRLADHIFMEELNRHDLYDKTSQAFAVFLPVKSVGVMGDGRRYDWVIALRAVETIDFMTARWARLPYEFLELMSLRIINEVDGISRVTYDISGKPPATIEWE, from the coding sequence ATGTCAAATAATATTCATGATGATCGTATCCTGATTCTGGATTTCGGCTCGCAATACACTCAATTGATTGCGCGTCGGGTTCGTGAAACGGGCGTCTACTCCGAAATCCTGCCGTGGGATATCGATGATCAAAGCATTATCGATTTTAAAGCCAAGGGTGTGATTTTATCCGGTGGCCCTGAGTCGGCCATGCTGGAAGATGCACCGGTTGCGCCGCAGTTGGTGTTTGATTTGGGTGTGCCAGTGCTGGGTATTTGCTACGGCATGCAGACCATGGCGCAGCAGTTAGGCGGCGAAGTGGTTAGCTCCAGCCATCGCGAATTTGGTCATGCCAAAGTCCGTGCGCGCGGCCACACTGAGTTGCTGAAAGATATTTGTGATGTGGTGACTGAAGAAGGTCATGCTTTGCTGGATGTCTGGATGTCGCATGGTGATAAAGTTGAGCGCATGCCAGAAGGTTTCCGCCTGATGGCTAGCTCTCCGAATGCACCGATTGCGGGTATGGCCAACGAAGAGCGTCGTTTTTACGGCATTCAGTTCCATCCTGAAGTCACGCACACCGAGCAGGGTGGCAATATTCTGGCGCGCTTTGTACGTGGCATTTGTGGCTGTGAAGGCTTGTGGAATGCTAAGAATATTATCGCTGACAGCATCGACCGGGTTCGCGCTCAGGTGGGTGAAGATGAGGTGATTCTTGGCTTATCCGGCGGTGTTGATTCGTCAGTCGTGGCGGCTTTATTGCACGAAGCGATTGGTGAGCAACTAACGTGCGTCTTCGTAGATACTGGCTTGCTACGCCTAAATGAAGGCGATCAGGTCATGGCGACTTTTGCCGAGCACATGGGCGTTAAGGTCATTCGTGTTAATGCCGCTGATCGTTATTTTGATGCCTTAGCGGGTGTGACTGACCCTGAAGCCAAGCGTAAGATCATTGGTAACTTGTTCATTGAGATTTTCGATGAAGAGTCTGCCAAATTGAGCAATGCAAAGTGGTTGGCACAAGGCACGATTTATCCTGATGTAATCGAGTCTGCAGGCAGCAAAACCGGCAAAGCGCATGTGATTAAATCACACCACAATGTGGGTGGTTTGCCAGAGAATATGAAGTTGAGCTTGGTTGAGCCATTACGCGAGTTGTTTAAAGACGAAGTTCGCACCATTGGTGTTGAGCTGGGTCTGCCGCGTCAGATGGTTTACCGTCATCCATTCCCTGGGCCTGGTTTAGGTGTGCGGATTTTGGGTGAAGTGAAACGTGAATATGCCGACCTGTTGCGCCTTGCTGATCACATCTTCATGGAAGAGCTTAACCGTCACGACCTGTACGACAAAACTTCGCAAGCGTTTGCGGTATTCCTGCCGGTGAAATCGGTTGGCGTTATGGGTGATGGCCGTCGTTATGACTGGGTAATTGCTTTGCGTGCCGTTGAAACCATTGACTTTATGACTGCTCGCTGGGCGCGTTTGCCTTATGAGTTCCTTGAGCTGATGTCACTGCGCATCATCAATGAAGTCGATGGTATTTCTCGTGTGACTTATGATATTTCCGGCAAGCCGCCGGCGACGATTGAGTGGGAATGA
- the guaB gene encoding IMP dehydrogenase, giving the protein MRILEEALTFDDVLLVPAHSNVLPAEVNLGTLLTRDIRMNIPMASAAMDTVTEAKLAIALAQEGGLGIIHKNMTIEAQARAVLTVKKFESGIIKDPYTVKADTTVREVIELTAKRHISGVPVIAGDNDLVGIVTSRDLRFETNHDQPVSEIMTAKDKLVTVKEGTDREDILRLLHQHRIEKILVVDDAFKLRGLITVKDIQKSTDHPNACKDASGSLRVGAAVGVGYGTEDRVAALVEAGVDVLTVDTAHGHSQGVLDRIRWVKENYPQVQVIGGNIATGEGALALVEAGADAVKVGIGPGSICTTRVVAGVGVPQITAIMNVAKALEGTGVPLIADGGIRYSGDVAKAIAAGAHSVMLGSMLAGTDEAPGEVILYQGRSYKSYRGMGSLGAMAKGSSDRYFQESENAVDKLVPEGIEGMVGHKGPLANIIHQINGGVRSSMGYLGCATLDEMRVKPKFVRITGAGMKESHTHDVTITKEAPNYHS; this is encoded by the coding sequence ATGCGAATTCTAGAAGAAGCACTCACTTTTGACGACGTGTTACTCGTCCCCGCACATTCAAACGTGCTGCCTGCTGAGGTAAATCTCGGCACGCTTCTCACGCGCGATATTCGCATGAATATCCCTATGGCTTCGGCCGCTATGGACACCGTTACCGAAGCTAAACTCGCGATTGCATTAGCTCAGGAGGGTGGCTTAGGCATTATTCATAAGAATATGACTATTGAAGCTCAGGCTCGTGCTGTGCTCACCGTGAAGAAGTTCGAAAGCGGCATCATTAAAGATCCTTACACCGTAAAAGCTGATACCACGGTTCGTGAAGTTATCGAGCTGACAGCCAAGCGCCATATTTCTGGTGTACCAGTTATTGCGGGTGATAATGATCTGGTTGGCATCGTGACCAGCCGCGATTTACGTTTTGAAACCAATCATGATCAGCCAGTTAGTGAGATCATGACAGCAAAAGATAAGCTGGTAACGGTGAAAGAAGGTACTGATCGTGAGGACATTCTGCGTTTATTACATCAGCACCGCATTGAAAAAATTCTGGTGGTTGATGACGCGTTTAAATTACGTGGTTTGATTACGGTAAAAGACATTCAGAAATCGACTGACCATCCAAATGCTTGTAAAGATGCCAGCGGTAGCTTGCGTGTTGGCGCAGCAGTGGGTGTGGGTTATGGCACAGAAGATCGTGTCGCTGCATTGGTTGAAGCCGGTGTGGATGTATTGACTGTTGATACGGCGCATGGCCACTCGCAAGGTGTGTTAGATCGTATTCGCTGGGTGAAAGAGAATTATCCACAAGTACAGGTCATCGGCGGCAATATCGCGACTGGCGAAGGCGCATTAGCCTTGGTTGAAGCGGGTGCTGATGCGGTTAAAGTCGGTATCGGTCCGGGATCAATCTGTACGACTCGTGTTGTTGCGGGGGTTGGCGTTCCACAGATCACGGCGATTATGAACGTAGCCAAGGCTTTAGAAGGCACTGGCGTTCCGTTGATTGCCGATGGTGGTATTCGTTACTCTGGCGATGTGGCTAAGGCCATTGCTGCTGGTGCGCATTCAGTCATGCTGGGTAGTATGCTGGCAGGAACCGATGAAGCGCCGGGTGAAGTGATTCTGTATCAAGGCCGCTCTTACAAGTCATACCGTGGTATGGGCTCGTTGGGTGCAATGGCTAAAGGCTCTAGCGACCGTTATTTCCAGGAATCTGAAAATGCGGTGGATAAGCTGGTTCCTGAAGGGATTGAAGGCATGGTGGGGCACAAAGGTCCATTGGCTAATATCATTCACCAAATCAATGGTGGCGTACGCTCAAGTATGGGTTACCTCGGTTGTGCCACGCTGGATGAGATGCGGGTTAAGCCTAAGTTTGTTCGTATCACCGGTGCGGGTATGAAGGAATCTCACACGCACGATGTGACGATCACCAAAGAAGCCCCTAACTACCACAGCTAA
- the xseA gene encoding exodeoxyribonuclease VII large subunit, with the protein MSDLNSEVALMLSRSFGLLWLEGEISNFSRPASGHFYFSLKDSKAQVRCAMFRNKNMALRLKPQNGMQVMVRARIGLYEPRGEFQIVVEHMEEAGAGELQRQFEALKASLAAGGLFDQEHKKPLPFLPEAIGVITSPSGAAIRDILQVLERRAPQVPIYIYPVAVQGRSAATQIETAIRLANKQARCDVLIVGRGGGSMEDLWSFNERNVVMAIHESKIPVISAVGHEVDVTISDFVADVRAATPSVAAELAVPEMKELRLQATQRHVRLINAMRRNLQTRQQALQLQEQKLSHQRPAYRLQQQQQKLDELEQRLKRSVSLRLERQSARLSQLETKLQSVSPQRLLANRQQKTTQLEQRLQQLMQRQFQGHQSQLAVLAARLNSVSPLNTLQRGYSITQDAKTGAVIQRVNQAHPGQALNIRVEDGQLQAVVSEQKSLL; encoded by the coding sequence GTGTCAGACCTGAACTCAGAAGTAGCACTGATGTTATCGAGAAGCTTCGGCCTGCTATGGCTGGAAGGTGAAATTTCCAATTTCTCGCGCCCGGCTTCCGGACACTTTTATTTCTCCTTAAAAGACAGCAAAGCCCAAGTACGCTGTGCCATGTTCCGTAACAAAAATATGGCGCTACGCCTGAAGCCACAAAACGGCATGCAGGTGATGGTACGGGCGCGGATTGGCTTGTATGAGCCTCGCGGTGAATTTCAGATCGTTGTCGAGCACATGGAGGAAGCCGGTGCCGGTGAGCTGCAGCGCCAATTTGAAGCGCTTAAAGCTAGTCTGGCTGCTGGCGGTTTATTTGATCAGGAGCATAAAAAGCCACTGCCTTTTTTGCCGGAAGCCATCGGCGTGATTACCTCTCCGAGTGGCGCGGCGATTCGCGATATCCTGCAAGTGCTGGAGCGTCGGGCTCCACAGGTCCCTATTTATATTTACCCCGTTGCCGTCCAAGGGCGCAGCGCGGCTACGCAAATTGAAACCGCTATTCGCCTGGCTAATAAACAAGCGCGTTGCGATGTATTGATTGTTGGGCGCGGTGGCGGCTCAATGGAAGATCTCTGGTCTTTCAATGAGCGCAATGTGGTCATGGCAATTCATGAATCCAAAATTCCGGTGATTAGTGCGGTCGGGCATGAAGTCGATGTTACGATTTCAGACTTCGTTGCAGATGTTCGCGCGGCTACGCCCTCAGTTGCTGCTGAATTAGCCGTTCCTGAAATGAAAGAGCTGCGGTTGCAAGCCACGCAGCGCCATGTGCGACTGATCAATGCCATGCGCCGCAACCTGCAAACGCGCCAACAAGCTTTACAGCTGCAAGAACAAAAACTGTCCCACCAACGCCCTGCTTACCGATTGCAACAGCAACAACAGAAACTGGATGAATTGGAGCAACGACTGAAGCGGAGTGTTAGTTTACGGCTGGAGCGTCAATCCGCCCGACTGAGCCAACTTGAGACCAAGCTACAATCAGTATCCCCGCAGCGTTTATTAGCGAATCGTCAACAAAAAACGACTCAGCTGGAGCAACGTTTGCAGCAATTGATGCAACGGCAATTCCAAGGACACCAATCCCAACTGGCTGTATTGGCTGCGCGCCTGAATAGCGTAAGCCCACTCAATACCTTGCAGCGCGGGTACAGTATTACTCAGGATGCTAAGACTGGTGCGGTTATTCAGCGAGTCAATCAGGCTCACCCAGGGCAAGCCCTGAATATTCGGGTTGAAGATGGGCAGCTGCAAGCGGTGGTTAGTGAGCAGAAATCCCTGCTATAA